The Amphiura filiformis chromosome 8, Afil_fr2py, whole genome shotgun sequence genomic sequence GTAAGTAAGACTAAGACTATATGTAAGGTGATTGATGGGAGAAAACTGAACTATGCTGAACCAAAATCCAATGGTGCAAGTAAGGATATGCATGTAAGTAAGTTGAGTAAGGAAAACCAAACGATGATGAACCAAATTCCAAGATGGACGACGGTGGAAGCGAGGTTTTAAGTAAGTTGAGTAAGGGTAAACCAATCTTTGATAAACCAAAATCCAAGATGGATGATGGAGGAATTACGAGTAAAGCTTTTAGTATGGATGATGGTGGAAGCGAGGAGTTAAGTAAAGTGAGTGGTAGAAATCCAAACCATGTTGAACCAAACTCCAAGATGGATGATGGTGGAAGTGAGGAGTTAAGTAATGTGAGTGGAAGAAAACCAAACCATGAGGACCCAAACTCCAAGATGGATGATGGTGGTAGTGAGGAGTTAAGTAGAGTGAGTGGGAGAAAACCAACCTCCAAGTTGGATGATGGTGGAAGTAAGGATATAAGTAAAGTAAGTGGGAGGAAACCAAACCAAGATAAACCGAACTCCAAGATGGATGATGGTGGAAGTGAGGAGTTAAATAAAGTGAGTAGGAGAAAACCAAACTCCAAGATGGATGATGGTGGAAGTGAGGAGTTAAATAATGTGAGTGGGAGAAACCAATCTCCAATATGGATGATGGTGGAAGTGAGGAGTTAAGTAAAATAAGTGGGAGAAAACCAAACCAAGATAAACCAAACTCCAAGATGGATGATGGTGGAAGTGAGGAGTTAAGGAAAGAGAGTAGGAGAAAACCAAACCAAGATAAACCAAACCATGATAAACCAAACTCCAAGATGGATGATGGTGGAAGTGAGGAGTTAAGTAAAATAAGTGGGAGAAAACCAAACCATGATAAACCAAACTCCAAGATGGATGATGGTGGAAGTGAGGAGTTAAGGAAAGAGAGTAGGAGAAAACCAAACCAAGATAAACCAAACCAAGATAAACCAAACTCCAAGATGGATGATGGTGGAAGTGAGCAGTTAAGGAAAGAGAGTAGGAGAAAACCAAACTCCAAGATGGATGATGGTGGAAGTGAGGAGTTAAGTAAAGTGAGTGGGAGAAAACCAAACTCCAAGATGGATGATGGTGGAAGTGAGGAGTTAACTAAAATGAGTGGGAGAAAACCAAACCAAGATGAACCATACTCCAAGATGGATGATGGTGGAAGTGAGGAGTTAAGTAAAATGAGTAGGAGAAAACCAAACCAAGATAAACCAAACCATGATAAACCAAACTCCAAGATGGATGATGGTGGAAGTGAGGAGTTAAGTAAAGTGAGTGGGAGAAAACCAAACTCCAAGATGGATGATGGTGGAAGTGAGGAGTTAACTAAAATGAGTGGGAGAAAACCAAACCAAGATGAACCATACTCCAAGATGGATGATGGTGGAAATGAGCAGTTAAGTAAAGTGAGTAGGAGAAAACCAAACCATGATAAACCAAACTCCAGGATGGATGATGGTGGAAGTGAGGAGTTAAGTAAAGTGAGTGGGAGAAAACCAAACCAAGATGGACCAAATGCCAAGATGGATGATGGTGGAAGTGAGGAGTTAAGTAAAGTGAGTAGGAGAAAACCAAACCATGACAAACCAAACTCCAGGATGGATGATGGTGGAAGTGAGGAGTTCAGTAATGTGAGTGGGAGAAAACCAAACCAAGATGGACCAAACTCCAGGATGGATGATGGTGGAAGTGAGGAGTTAAGTAAAGTGAGTAGGAGAAAACCAAACCATGATGAACCAAACTCCAAGATGGATGATGGTGGAAGTGAGTTAAGTAAATTGAGTAGGAGAAAACCAAACCATGATAAACCAAGTGAGGAGTTAAGTAAAGTGAGTAGGAGAAAACCAAACCATGATGAACCAAATTCCAAGATGGATGATGGTGGAAGTGAGGAGTTAAGTAAAGTGAGTAGGAGAAAACCAAACCATGATGAACCAAACTCCAAGATGGATGATGGTGGAAGTGAGGATAGGAGTAAGACAAGTAGAAGAAAACCAAACTATGACAATGCAAAACTTAAGATGGATGAAGACGTAAGCAAGGCTTTGAGGAAGGTGAATGGAAGAAAAACAAATTATGATGAACCAAATCCCATTTGGGATGATGGTGGAAGCAAGAATACTAGTAAGATGAGTGACCAATCTATGACAACCAAACCACATCTAAGATGGATGATGGCGGAAGCAGGGTTGAAAGTAAGAGGAGTGGAAGAAAACCAAATGGTGATGAACCAAACTCCAAAATGGATGATGTTGGAAGAAAAGATTGGAGTAAGATGAGTGGGAGAAAAccaaactatgacaatcaaaccACATCTGAGATGGATGATGGCAGAAGCAGGGTTACAAGTAAGAGGAGTGCAAGAAAACCAAACTGTGACAAATCAGAAGCCAAGTTGGATGATTCGGGGAGCAACTCCAAGGCGAGTGGGAGAGAATTGAACCCAAAGAACATAAGATCCAAGATGGCTGATTCTGGCAATAGAAATAAGCAGAACTCAGAGAAACGTAGTAAAGATGGAAGTAGTGATGCAAATTTGGAGTCGCTTAAGTGTGTGTACACAAATGCTGATAGCTTGGTAAATAAGAGGAGTGAGCTGATAGCTGTTATCGAGCAATCAAAGCCAGATATTATTGCTATCACCGAAGTGCTGCCTAAATACAAAgtggcccagcaaacacaaaacgttttcaaaacgttttaaattggtTTTAGTTTGGTTTCGGTTTTGTgaaacgtttataaaacgttttaaaaacgctgcCATGTGACATGATGTAACAGTTCAATTCTTGATTGCTGAATGTTTGcaccaaaacgttttaataacgaaaTAATAACGTTTACAACGGCTTTTAAGACAATCATGATGGAACGCAATCATAGCGTTTATAAAACGTTCTAATATAACCAATTAGTATAAAGCATAATTTGTCATCATTAAATCGTGTGTCGTCTTCTTtaacatcatcatcttcatatcaatatcatcatcatcatgcatcattATCAGCAGCATCATTCCATCATATCAAAGAACACATTTTCATAACATGTTTTATAAAAGTTCGGGGAAATGGTTCATGTTAAAATTAATTTCTGATGATATTTTTGGTAATTTGTAAAATGTACAATTAAAAGTTATTTCCTCAACCACTATTTTTTAATGTTGCGTAAATATTtacatcacatgtaggcctatcttgaAAAGACTTTCTTTTTAGCTCTTTTTATTAGGAAAACATACTGCATTATATTGTACTCCATGCAATGAACTTTTGAACCTTTGGCCGTAAACGAACATAAAttcaaactagacttagctgtggtctaagaccacgaacacagccgtgttgtgacccccttaatgacctttgaccccaaaatatataaaaacgcccatagacagtggctaatgtcaatgtatgggtgcacgtggcaccactttgctatgttatttgtggcagaaggggcattttgaaggttttcgtctcagaccggaagtaaccctcaatgacctttgacccaaaataaaaaaataccacatatgaattgggtaaccacaattcatgtgtgaacatatcgttactgtcctatgtttttttagcaaataaaaaattttgaaggtttttcgttttataccggaagtgaccccttaatgacctttgaccccaaatctgtgaggaccccatagacactgggtaataacaatgcatgtgtgcaagtggtgtcactgtcctacgtaatttgtgggagaagaagcattttaaaggtattttagttttataccggaagtggccccttaatgacctttgaccctaaataaaaaaaaataccacatatgaattgggtaaccacaattcatgtgtgaacataccgttactgtcctatgtttttcttagcaaatacaattttttgaagatttttcgttttataccggaagtgaccctttaatgacctttgaccccaaatctgtgaggaccccatagacacgggataataacaattcatgtgtgcaagtggtgtcaccgtcctatgtaatctgtgagagaagaagcattttgagttgaaatcacgtttttgacccctatgacccctgcgtgacctttgaccccacgagtttcatatgacatgtaggggcatggtcaatgatggttatgaccaagttaggtcaaaatcggtgtaagcatgtaagtgctagagcaaatgaagtggtcggcagaaagaagaaagaagaaagaaagaagaaagaaagaagaaactagacttagctgtggtctaagaccacgaacacagccgtgttgtaaccccttaatgacctttgaccccaaaatatataaaaacgcccatagacagtggctaatgtcaatgtatgggtgcacgtggcaccactttgctatgttatttgtggcagaaggggcattttgaaggattttcgtctcagaccggaagtgaccactcaatgacctttgaccccaaataaaaaaattccacatatgaattgggtaaccacaattcatatgtgaacataccgttactatcctatgtttttcttagcaaataaaaattttcgaaggtttttcgttttataccggaagtgaccccttaatgacctttgacccaaaatctgtgaggaccccatagacactgggtaataaccatgcatgtgtgcaagtggtgtcactgtcctacttaatttgtgggagaagaagcattttaaaggtatttcgttttataccggaagtggccccttaatgacctttgaccctaaataaaaaaataccacatatacacagggtaactacaatttttgtgtgaacataccgttactgtcctatgtttttcttagcaaataaaaaaatttgaaggtttttcgttttataccggaagtgaccccttaatgacctttgaccccaaatctgtgaggaccccatagacacgggataataacaatgcatgtgtgcaagtggtgtcaccgtcctacgtaatctgtgagagaagaagcattttgagttgaaatcacgtttttgacccctatgacccctgcgtgacctttgaccccacgagtttcatatgacatgtaggggcatggtcaatgatggttgtgaccaagttaggtcaaaatcggtgtaagcatgtatgtgctagagcaaatgaagtggtcggcagaaagaagaaagaagaaagaaagaagaactagacatagctgtggtctaagaccacaaacacagccgaggggtgaccccttaatgacctttgaccccaaaatttattaaccctccatagacattggctaatgccaatgcatgtgtgcatgtagcatcactctgctatgttatttgtggcagaagaggtattttgaaggtttctcgTCTCGGACCggcagtgaccccttaatgacctttgaccccaaataaaaataccacttatatataaacacaattcatttgtgaacatactatcactgtgctgtttttcttggctaataaaatttgttggtatttcgttttaaaccggtagtgaccccttaatgacctttgacccaaataaaaatatcacatatacattgggtagacACAACGCATGGTTGTTCCCAATTTCGCTAAAAAGGGGTTATTTGTAAactatatttgcaaacattttatgttcgtgatgtatagggttgtttttgacgatggTGTGCTCGATATCAAAAAAACAGGGTATATTTTGGTGAATccagaatataggcctactaatagtcgtatttttgcttattttgaccATGTATCTGATCGTATGCTTTGTATTCTTTGTACTTGGGCAAGCTTCCCATACCGAAAATAGAATTCGTATCGCTCTGCATTTAGTAcgtgtttaatattattattatacaatactCATCACAACAAAAGTAATTAGAATCTTCAAATAATTGTAATGCACGGTGTAAATTGGACATcgcctcaaaatgaccttttacATTTTGCTTCAGTGGTAAACGCTTGAGGATGGCCCTCTTTAATTAATGGTATGAAGATGTTTTAGGGTTCATactactaaatccgcctgtgaagcggtttccggcaaaagtttatcacgcctatagtcccaactttgcataaaaattatgcaaaatcggtacaatattaacacttttagtgttgcaaatcgtgttttgctagaacttgtgaatgtgatctctactaatttgaacagaaaacgcgaaaatttgagtaatgtttacgatgatgagcgcatgaacacacgaggtcaaaacgcagttagcagtcggacgtaaacatgggaaaatcgggccttttttatatagcgctatttttctcaaaaagtagacctaaaatttggtgtcattttcagatatgttatgcagaattttgttctgattaagatgatatcaaatatatatttcaaagtaagacgtaactcgacttaaagcctacaacgtgacccctattttgcacgtaaagtctatggaaagctattttgtggtatgtaccttTTACGATGAAGAGCCCAGTGAAGAGGCGGCGATGAAGGAGTCCCGGGAAAGTAGTTAATCACCGTAACCTTCCGAGTCCAAAATGTGTAACCCGTAACATAGTTCGTTTTAAAAGAAGACACTGAGCTAAATTGTTACAATTTATACGGATCTGAGTTAATTATTTACTTGATGCAACATAAACGAGCGTTTTAGCATCAAAAGGAAAGGACAATTATCTATTATAGAAAATTGATCAATACTATCGAAAGAACCTTTGAAGaagtattttgaaagtattcggtcagacatcgaaagtgaccccttaatgacctttgaccccgccgaaaaaataccacgtgtacattaggtgacatcaattcatgtgtgaatataccgtcagtgtgctatgtttttcttggccgataaaaatttttgaagatattttgttttatacaggaagtgaccccttaataacctttgaccccaaataaacaaaataccacatataaattgggtaaacataattcatgtgtgaacataccatcactctcctatgtttttcttagctaataaatttttttgaagacatttcgatttataccggaagtgaccccttaatgacctttgaccccaaatctgtgtacaccccatagacactgggtaataacaatgcatgtgtgcaagtggcgtcactgtcctacgtaatttgtgggagaagatgcatttttagctgaaatcactttttgacccctatgacccctgcgtgacctttgaccccacaattttcatgtgacatgtaggggcatggtcaatgatggttgtgaccaagttaggtcaaaatcggtacaagcatgtcagtgctagagcaaagccgtgactaacgtcacggctgtgtaagaacctgtaagaaaaaagacacagccgtgactaacgtcacggctgtgtaaatattCAGCCTCATACCATGCTGCTTTGACCTCTGCCTATGACTGCGCAGTGCAAGGTGATACTATAGTATGCAGACAGTTAGCGTACTGGAAATGAGACTGCGTACTTGACCTGTGGTATGCCAGGGCAGTTATTATTTTAACGGTCATTATACATCATGGACATGTTTTTGCCGAGCCGGACAATGTTGATTTTAGTATTAATACAtgaatatagcatttttaaaatcaACAAGCCACCAATCAAATGCAGGTATATGGAGAAATGACTATGCAGACCTACACCATGGGACCTACACATCGGCCAAGTATATCGTTTTGGAATATAATTTATGTATACACTCTCATGACTGTAGGATAGCTGTTGGGATATTACTTCAATATTTTCCAAAAGGTGACATTTGCGGTTGAGTTTTCTTCCATCGGTAATTTGCTATAGGATTATATTGAGCGGTGTCTTTACAAAATGCGAGTGTATGGATATGGATAGTATTCTATGCGGTCGTATAATccaaacaggtaggcctagatGTTTGATACTGCAGCCAGTAAGAAGAAACATGGAAACTAACACAACGGCTAAAAGCTATATTTTGGTTGATCCGAATCATTCCTGCCGGCAAGAAGAACTGTCAAGAGCATGAAGCATGGAAGCCTTTGAGATATGCATTATCTCATGATGTGAGCTTAATCAATCATAGTTAATGTATCTCTTTATCGGCCATGTCTAGTACTACACAAGAGATCGAGAAGTTTTAACGTCATAATGATTCTAtggaaacgttattaaaacggttACGAAACGGTTTATGAAGGTGAGAAAAACgttatgataacgtttttaaaacgtttcatgcAAACGTTATTTAAGCGTAATCAAAACTCCACACAATTGCGTTTTTTAAACGTAATAGTGAAacgtgtttaaaacaaaactgaaacGTATTATTAACGTTAAAAACGTGAAATGGCTAGCTGGGGGATATACAAGATGCAGAATTGCAATTTCCAGGTTTCGACTGTTTCAGATCTGAATCAAAAGGAAGAGGAATTTGTGTTTTTATAAGAAGTGAGTTGAAGGCTATTAAGGTTGATGACCTGACAGATGAAGCTTTTAGAGAGTCCATGTGGTGCGAAATAAGACTGAAAGATGGTGACAAGTTGTTGTTAGGCTGTATCTACAGAAGCCCAAATTCATCCATGGGAAATAATCAGCAGCTGAATCAACTTATAAACAAAGCATGTACCAGGCAGAACTCTCATCTACTTATAGTTGGTGACTTTAACTTTCCAGAAGTTGACTGGCAGTCATGGACATGTAATGCTGGAGACAGTCACCCCGGTTGGGCATTTCTTGACTGTTTACAGGATAACTTTTTGTACCAGATGGTGGAGTTCTGCACTAGATTTAGACATGGTCAAAAACCCAGCCGTCTTGACTTGATTTTGACCAATGATGAGGCCATGATTTGTGATGTGACCGATAGTAGCCCCTTAGGCAAGAGCGACCATGTGGTGATACATTTTGAGTTAATTTGCTACAAAGACTTCTCTAGCGAGGAATTTGTTGGGCGGTATAAGTATGATAAAGGAGATTACAAGAAGCTGAATGAGGATTTGTCTAGTGTGCAGTGGGAGGAGGAGTTGACCCCATATTCAGTTGATGTAGCATGGAATGTATTTACCAATCTTCTCGGAACAGCAATGGAAAGGAATATACCTAAGACAAAACCACCCAGAGCAAGTAAAGAAGGGAAGAAATGGAAGCCACTATGGATGTCTAATGAAGCCATGAAGAAAGTTAAGAAGAAATATCATGCTTGGAAAAGATATAGTAATACAAGGCAGTACCAGGACTTTGTGAATTATAAGAGAGCTAGGAATGCAGCATCCAAGGAGGTGAGGTTTGCAAAGAAGTCTTTTGAAAAGAAATTAGCTGCTGATATTAAGAAGAATCCGAAGAGTTTCTGGAAATATGTGCGTTCAAAGACTAAGACAAAGACAGGCATTCATGATTTGGAGAAGGAAGATGGTAGTTTTGCACATACAGATGAAGACAAagcagagattttgaataaattcTTCGCCAGTGTCTTTACTGATGAGGACACTACAGATGTCCCAGATCCAGAGGTGAAAGTTATAGGGAGATACTCTCGGACATTAGCATTTCAGAGGAAGATATtttgaagaaattgaagaatttgAACCTGTCTAAATCTCCTGGACCTGATGGTCTTCACCTGAGAATTCTGAAGGAAGCTGCAGAAGAGATATCAAAGCCGTTGCAGATAATTTTCAATAAGTCTATCAAGGAAGGCAAATTACCTAGTGAATGGAAGATAGCGCATGTTACTGCTTTGTTTAAGAAGGGTAAGAAGACATCTCCTGGGAACTACAGGCCAGTCAGCCTAACATCAGTTGTGTGTAAAGTGATGGAAACCATCATCAGAGACCATGTAATGAAGTATTTGGATGAAAGGCAATTACTTAGCGAGGACCAGCATGGCTTTAGGACAGGCCGTTCGTGTGTTACACAATTATTGGAGATTGTTGAGATCTGGACAAGCATGTTAGACGAAGGTGGAGGAATTGATGTAGTTTACCTAGATTTTAAGAAGGCTTTCGACAGTGTCCCCATCAACGACTTCTGAAGAAGTTAGCAGCATATGGTATTCAAGGAAGAGTGTTAAGTTGGATTGAGAGCTTCTTGATGGGAAGACAACAGAAGGTGGTGATTAATGGCAAAGGGTCTACATGGGAGGATGTGGTGAGTGGAATTCCTCAGGGCAGTGTGCTAGGCCCGATCCTCTTTGTGATCTTCATTAATGACTTGCCGGATATAGTAGACGgaaatgtgaaaatatttgcaGATGATACGAAAGTTTTCACAGCAGTCCATGGTGAAGAAGATTGCAGGTACCTTCAGAAGGATCTTGACAGCTTATGTGAATGGTCAGATAAATGGTTACTGAGATTTAACGTAGGAAAATGTGGTGTCATGCATTATGGCCAGCAGAGTAGTAAACATGTTTACAGTATGCAGGAAGATGGTGTGAGCAGAAACTTAGTTGAGTTGAATGAAGAAAAAGATCTTGGTGTGCTATTTGATCCTTCACTGAAGTTCAGTAAACATGTTGGCCTTATAACATCTAGAGCAAACAGGATTACAGGTGTAATCAAGAGATCTTTTGATTATATGGACAGAGAGATGTTTCAGATTCTCTACAAAACCCTGGTCAGACCACATGTGGAATATGCCAATTGCATATGGCACCCAGCATTTCATAAGGACAGATTGAGTGTCGAGAAAGTACAGAGGAGAGCCACTAAGATAGTCCCTGAACTGATGGAACTCAGCTATGCAGAGAGATTAGAAGCATTGAAGTTGCCATCATTGGCATATAGGAGAGTAAGAGGTGACTTGATTCAAGTCTAAATCACAAAATAATGCATGGCTTCAATGATGTTCGGTTTATGAAGGTGAGAAAAACgttatgataacgtttttaaaacgtttcatgcAAACGTTATTTAAGCGTAATCAAAACTCCACACAATTGCGTTTTTTAAACGTAATagtgaaacgtttttaaaacaaaactgaaacGTATTATTAACGTTAAAAAACGTGAAATGGCTAGCTGGGGGATATACAAGATGCAGAATTGCAATTTCCAGGTTTCGACTGTTTCAGATCTGAATCAAAAGGAAGAGGAATTTGTGTTTTTATAAGAAGTGAGTTGAAGGCTATTAAGGTTGATGACCTGACAGATGAAGCTTTTAGAGAGTCCATGTGGTGCGAAATAAGACTGAAAGATGGTGACAAGTTGTTGTTAGGCTGTATCTACAGAAGCCCAAATTCATCCATGGGAAATAATCAGCAGCTGAATCAACTTATAAACAAAGCATGTACCAGGCAGAACTCTCATCTACTTATAGTTGGTGACTTTAACTTTCCAGAAGTTGACTGGCAGTCATGGACATGTAATGCTGGAGACAGTCACCCCGGTTGGGCATTTCTTGACTGTTTACAGGATAACTTTTTGTACCAGATGGTGGAGTTCTGCACTAGATTTAGACATGGTCAAAAACCCAGCCGTCTTGACTTGATTTTGACCAATGATGAGGCCATGATTTGTGATGTGACCGATAGTAGCCCCTTAGGCAAGAGCGACCATGTGGTGATACATTTTGAGTTAATTTGCTACAAAGACTTCTCTAGCGAGGAATTTGTTGGGCGGTATAAGTATGATAAAGGAGATTACAAGAAGCTGAATGAGGATTTGTCTAGTGTGCAGTGGGAGGAGGAGTTGACCCCATATTCAGTTGATGTAGCATGGAATGTATTTACCAATCTTCTCGGAACAGCAATGGAAAGGAATATACCTAAGACAAAACCACCCAGAGCAAGTAAAGAAGGGAAGAAATGGAAGCCACTATGGATGTCTAATGAAGCCATGAAGAAAGTTAAGAAGAAATATCATGCTTGGAAAAGATATAGTAATACAAGGCAGTACCAGGACTTTGTGAATTATAAGAGAGCTAGGAATGCAGCATCCAAGGAGGTGAGGTTTGCAAAGAAGTCTTTTGAAAAGAAATTAGCTGCTGATATTAAGAAGAATCCGAAGAGTTTCTGGAAATATGTGCGTTCAAAGACTAAGACAAAGACAGGCATTCATGATTTGGAGAAGGAAGATGGTAGTTTTGCACATACAGATGAAGACAAagcagagattttgaataaattcTTCGCCAGTGTCTTTACTGATGAGGACACTACAGATGTCCCAGATCCAGAGGTGAAAGTTATAGGGAGATACTCTCGGACATTAGCATTTCAGAGGAAGATATtttgaagaaattgaagaatttgAACCCGTCTAAATCTCCTGGACCTGATGGTCTTCACCGAGAATTCTGAAGGAAGCTGCAGAAGAGATATCAAAGCCGT encodes the following:
- the LOC140158467 gene encoding uncharacterized protein; this translates as MWCEIRLKDGDKLLLGCIYRSPNSSMGNNQQLNQLINKACTRQNSHLLIVGDFNFPEVDWQSWTCNAGDSHPGWAFLDCLQDNFLYQMVEFCTRFRHGQKPSRLDLILTNDEAMICDVTDSSPLGKSDHVVIHFELICYKDFSSEEFVGRYKYDKGDYKKLNEDLSSVQWEEELTPYSVDVAWNVFTNLLGTAMERNIPKTKPPRASKEGKKWKPLWMSNEAMKKVKKKYHAWKRYSNTRQYQDFVNYKRARNAASKEVRFAKKSFEKKLAADIKKNPKSFWKYVRSKTKTKTGIHDLEKEDGSFAHTDEDKAEILNKFFASVFTDEDTTDVPDPEVKVIGRYSRTLAFQRKIF